In Methanooceanicella nereidis, one DNA window encodes the following:
- a CDS encoding EFR1 family ferrodoxin (N-terminal region resembles flavodoxins. C-terminal ferrodoxin region binds two 4Fe-4S clusters.): protein MVKACIVYFSQTGNTENVAFTIMGRLTSAGINTICLPLSDVVDFPEAFEGIDILGIGFPTFFGYPPPMVMDLIDDLKDIKGESTFVFTTYGGTTAGDSLYDAACALRRKGFGILGGLKLEGADSYPQSLSIKKNAGRPNFEDLAIAEEFTDKILDAFNSGRSIDPEKLASSTKYFEDRREADRKSTVAEMRKHVEGKIKFNPELCLFCESCKKSCPTKSITTGDKFPEFSWRCIGGMRCYQCVRVCPGKALSVDYPGPIEEYKKFMEIAADSEEEKRRVYVVA from the coding sequence ATGGTCAAAGCTTGTATCGTTTATTTTTCACAGACAGGTAACACGGAGAACGTGGCCTTCACTATCATGGGCAGGCTGACTTCGGCCGGAATAAATACCATATGCCTGCCGCTTAGCGACGTCGTGGACTTCCCCGAAGCTTTCGAAGGTATAGATATACTGGGGATCGGGTTCCCGACATTTTTCGGATATCCCCCACCCATGGTAATGGACCTTATAGACGACCTTAAGGATATCAAAGGTGAGAGCACTTTCGTATTCACCACCTATGGCGGTACTACCGCGGGCGACAGCCTTTATGATGCTGCCTGTGCACTTAGAAGAAAAGGCTTTGGCATACTCGGAGGGTTAAAGTTAGAAGGGGCTGACAGCTACCCGCAGAGCCTGAGCATTAAAAAGAACGCGGGAAGACCGAACTTCGAAGATCTGGCTATCGCCGAGGAGTTCACCGATAAGATCCTGGATGCCTTTAATTCAGGCAGGAGCATTGACCCTGAAAAGCTCGCAAGCTCCACGAAATACTTTGAAGACCGCAGGGAAGCTGACCGAAAATCCACCGTGGCAGAGATGAGAAAGCATGTCGAGGGCAAGATAAAGTTTAACCCGGAACTATGCCTGTTCTGCGAAAGCTGCAAAAAGTCATGCCCTACAAAAAGCATAACGACCGGAGATAAATTCCCGGAGTTCAGCTGGAGATGCATAGGCGGGATGAGATGCTACCAGTGCGTAAGGGTATGTCCGGGCAAAGCGCTGTCAGTGGATTACCCGGGGCCGATCGAGGAATACAAAAAGTTCATGGAGATCGCTGCGGACAGCGAAGAAGAAAAAAGAAGAGTGTATGTCGTGGCCTGA
- the oadA gene encoding sodium-extruding oxaloacetate decarboxylase subunit alpha, with the protein MVRITDTILRDAHQSLAATRMRTEDMLPIVEKLDQVGFYSLEAWGGATFDSCIRYLNEDPWERLRMIKGAAKNTPIQMLLRGQNLVGYRHYSDDVVEKFVTLAAKNGIDIFRVFDAVNDIRNMEKSIKVAKREGKHVQGTICYTISPVHTNDTFVEMAKELAALECDSICVKDMAGLIMPQESYELVSRLKKEVAIPVDLHCHCTNGIAPMSYYAAAQAGVDILDTAISPFSFGTSQPATESVVGAFMNTPYDTGLDLKLLAEIAEYFYKIKEKYAGVIDPIAERIDVNVLVYQIPGGMLSNLVSQLKQQNKMDKYGDVLKEVPEVRRELGYPPLVTPTSQIVGTQAVLNVVLGERYKVVPKEVKDYVKGFYGRSPAPIDPAVQKKIIGEEQPITERPADLLPPEMEEVIKKVNELGLKEVKEEDYVTYALYPQVAEKFLKGEIKPEEIPQKSAAAPVKSKLGANARKFLVELDGKVMEMRIEAIGGPAGAGLPLDIPASAPAAQIEEEPAGDVDGAVTSPMQGTILKVNVKVGDSVKKGDVVAVLEAMKMENDIVAHSSGVVKSVYMQKGKNVDANAVLAVIE; encoded by the coding sequence ATGGTAAGAATAACGGACACGATCCTAAGAGACGCTCATCAGTCGCTGGCGGCGACGAGGATGAGGACGGAGGACATGCTCCCTATAGTTGAAAAGCTCGACCAGGTGGGATTCTACTCGCTGGAGGCGTGGGGAGGAGCGACATTTGACTCCTGTATCAGGTACCTGAACGAGGACCCGTGGGAAAGGCTCAGGATGATAAAGGGAGCTGCTAAGAACACTCCGATACAGATGCTCCTGAGAGGCCAGAACCTCGTGGGCTACAGGCACTATTCCGACGACGTCGTCGAGAAGTTCGTCACTCTCGCGGCAAAGAACGGCATAGACATTTTCAGGGTATTCGACGCGGTGAACGATATCAGGAACATGGAGAAGTCCATAAAGGTGGCAAAAAGAGAAGGCAAACACGTCCAGGGTACTATATGCTATACTATCAGTCCGGTCCACACTAACGATACATTCGTAGAGATGGCAAAAGAGCTTGCTGCGCTGGAATGCGACTCCATATGCGTCAAGGATATGGCAGGGCTTATTATGCCGCAGGAATCCTACGAGCTCGTATCCAGGCTGAAGAAAGAGGTCGCCATACCTGTCGACCTTCACTGCCACTGCACCAACGGGATAGCGCCGATGAGCTATTATGCGGCGGCGCAGGCAGGAGTGGACATACTCGACACGGCCATATCGCCGTTCAGCTTCGGAACTTCACAGCCTGCCACTGAGTCCGTGGTCGGCGCTTTCATGAATACCCCGTACGACACGGGTCTCGATCTAAAACTACTGGCGGAGATAGCCGAGTACTTCTATAAGATAAAGGAGAAGTATGCAGGCGTCATCGACCCGATAGCCGAAAGGATCGACGTTAACGTTCTTGTATACCAGATACCGGGAGGCATGCTGTCAAACCTCGTCTCCCAGCTAAAGCAGCAGAACAAGATGGATAAGTATGGTGACGTGTTAAAAGAGGTGCCTGAAGTAAGGCGCGAGCTGGGCTATCCGCCCCTTGTGACGCCTACGAGCCAGATCGTGGGCACCCAGGCAGTCCTCAATGTAGTCCTGGGAGAGCGCTACAAGGTAGTCCCGAAAGAAGTAAAGGACTATGTAAAAGGGTTCTATGGAAGGAGCCCGGCACCTATAGACCCCGCGGTCCAGAAGAAGATCATCGGGGAAGAGCAGCCCATAACCGAAAGGCCAGCAGACCTGTTACCGCCTGAGATGGAAGAGGTAATAAAGAAGGTCAACGAGCTCGGCCTTAAGGAAGTAAAGGAAGAGGACTACGTGACCTATGCGCTTTACCCGCAGGTCGCCGAAAAGTTCCTGAAGGGAGAAATAAAGCCTGAAGAAATACCGCAGAAATCCGCCGCAGCCCCTGTAAAGTCAAAGCTCGGGGCGAACGCCCGCAAGTTCCTGGTGGAGCTTGACGGGAAGGTAATGGAGATGCGTATCGAGGCCATAGGAGGCCCGGCAGGAGCAGGGCTGCCGTTAGACATTCCCGCCTCCGCGCCCGCTGCACAGATAGAGGAAGAGCCGGCCGGGGACGTGGACGGAGCTGTTACGAGCCCGATGCAGGGCACTATCCTGAAGGTCAACGTCAAGGTGGGCGACTCGGTAAAGAAGGGCGACGTTGTAGCTGTTCTCGAGGCAATGAAGATGGAGAACGACATAGTGGCTCACAGCTCAGGCGTAGTAAAATCGGTATACATGCAGAAGGGTAAGAACGTAGACGCCAATGCGGTCCTCGCAGTCATAGAGTGA
- the accC gene encoding acetyl-CoA carboxylase biotin carboxylase subunit yields the protein MFNKIMIANRGEIALRVIRACKELGISTVSVYSEADDKSLHVKYADEAYCIGPPPAKSSYLNVEELLEVAQDSGCDAVHPGYGFLSENAQFVDSVRKAGIEFIGPSASVIKKLGDKTVARSTMKKAGLPLIPGSPSTLKSESEAIDLANQFGYPCIIKASGGGGGRGMRLVFSDDDVPDAFNSAKREAEAFFSNPDVYLEKYLEEPRHIEFQILADKNGNVVHLGERDCSIQRRHQKLLEEAPSPRMTQVLRETMGNAAIQGAKAVKYENAGTFEFLLDKYGNFYFMEVNTRIQVEHPVTEMVTGVDLVKEQIRIASGEELPFRQSDIKISGHSIECRINAEDPQENFFPSPGKITTYNLPGGPGVRVDGISYQGYEIPPYYDSMVAKLIVWDPTRSGAINRMRRALDEYTIDGVKTTIPFHKMILFNAYFRKGEYSTNFIPKRILNEDKLIPKEIKKGLKTKLLGQKMHYFEEVASTNKIAKEMAASGAEEGTIVLAETQSGGIKGRIGREWISPFGGVCFSVILRPKVSPRHASKISLAAATAVCKTIRDLYGLDAKINWPNDVLLHGKKVSGILTDMAMDVNSIKYIVLGFGVNVNVEMLSFPTKIQKTATSIKEELGKTVLRREFIDALLLEFERQYTNFVNEQYDVILGEYKSLTYPFGGRVIVKDQDNLYEGTAIDINDDGAFIMKAKDGSLMTFFTGDVYDRPEEAIKKA from the coding sequence ATGTTCAACAAGATAATGATAGCCAACCGGGGCGAGATCGCGCTCCGGGTGATCAGAGCATGTAAAGAGCTGGGCATATCCACTGTCTCAGTATATTCTGAGGCTGACGATAAGTCGCTCCATGTAAAGTATGCTGACGAGGCATACTGCATAGGCCCGCCTCCGGCAAAGAGCAGCTATCTTAACGTGGAGGAGCTGCTGGAAGTGGCGCAGGATTCGGGCTGCGACGCAGTACACCCCGGCTATGGGTTTTTATCGGAGAACGCGCAGTTCGTGGATTCTGTGCGAAAGGCTGGTATAGAGTTCATAGGCCCCTCGGCCAGCGTCATAAAAAAGCTGGGAGATAAGACCGTCGCAAGAAGCACTATGAAGAAGGCGGGACTTCCGCTCATACCGGGTTCCCCGTCCACCTTAAAGAGCGAGAGCGAGGCAATAGACCTGGCCAACCAGTTCGGTTACCCTTGCATAATCAAGGCATCCGGCGGAGGAGGAGGCAGGGGCATGAGGCTGGTCTTCTCCGACGACGACGTGCCTGACGCGTTCAACAGCGCAAAGAGAGAGGCCGAGGCGTTCTTTAGCAATCCTGACGTTTATTTGGAAAAATATCTTGAGGAGCCAAGGCACATAGAGTTCCAGATCCTCGCGGATAAGAACGGCAACGTAGTCCATCTCGGCGAGAGGGACTGCTCCATACAGCGCCGCCACCAGAAACTCCTGGAAGAGGCCCCGTCACCGAGAATGACCCAGGTGTTGAGAGAGACCATGGGTAACGCTGCGATCCAGGGAGCTAAGGCCGTTAAGTACGAGAATGCGGGAACGTTTGAATTCCTTCTCGACAAATACGGCAACTTCTATTTCATGGAGGTCAACACCCGTATCCAGGTGGAACACCCCGTAACAGAGATGGTCACGGGCGTGGACCTCGTAAAGGAGCAGATAAGGATAGCATCGGGAGAGGAGCTTCCGTTCAGGCAGAGCGACATCAAGATCAGCGGACACTCCATAGAATGCCGTATAAACGCCGAGGACCCGCAGGAGAACTTCTTCCCGTCGCCGGGAAAGATAACGACCTATAACCTGCCGGGAGGCCCGGGAGTCCGCGTGGACGGCATATCATACCAGGGATACGAGATACCGCCATATTATGACTCGATGGTCGCGAAGCTCATCGTGTGGGACCCGACCAGGTCTGGCGCCATCAACCGTATGCGCAGGGCTCTTGACGAGTACACGATAGATGGCGTAAAGACGACCATACCGTTCCATAAGATGATCCTGTTCAACGCCTACTTCAGGAAAGGCGAATATAGCACTAATTTCATTCCGAAGCGTATCCTTAACGAGGATAAGCTGATCCCGAAGGAGATAAAGAAAGGCCTGAAGACAAAGCTGTTAGGGCAGAAAATGCACTACTTCGAAGAGGTTGCATCCACTAATAAGATCGCGAAAGAGATGGCAGCCTCGGGCGCAGAGGAAGGCACTATCGTGCTCGCCGAGACCCAGAGCGGAGGCATCAAAGGCCGTATAGGCAGGGAATGGATATCGCCGTTCGGAGGCGTGTGCTTCTCCGTCATACTGAGGCCGAAAGTCTCGCCAAGGCATGCCTCGAAGATAAGCCTGGCCGCGGCCACAGCAGTATGCAAGACTATCAGAGACCTTTACGGCCTGGACGCCAAGATCAACTGGCCTAACGATGTCCTCCTGCATGGCAAGAAAGTGAGCGGCATACTCACCGATATGGCGATGGACGTTAACTCGATAAAGTACATCGTGCTCGGGTTCGGCGTCAACGTGAACGTGGAGATGCTATCGTTCCCGACCAAGATACAGAAGACTGCCACGTCGATAAAAGAGGAACTGGGTAAGACCGTCTTAAGGCGTGAGTTCATAGACGCGCTTCTCCTGGAGTTCGAGAGGCAGTACACGAATTTCGTCAACGAGCAGTACGACGTTATACTCGGCGAGTACAAATCCCTGACGTACCCGTTCGGAGGCAGAGTCATCGTCAAGGACCAGGATAACCTCTACGAGGGTACTGCCATCGACATCAATGATGACGGCGCTTTCATAATGAAGGCTAAGGACGGCTCTTTAATGACGTTCTTCACGGGCGACGTTTACGACCGTCCGGAAGAGGCCATAAAGAAGGCTTAA
- a CDS encoding DUF5788 family protein, translating to MVTMLLAALNEESQRAIKGTNPRDVLKDVKKMKKEYGRKRYIPSPQEMYRGEITPEGEFSQPPPGKRFITPDERRQLELKLHRLLVWVGVMTPEEFEIDHKKIPLHDIVWDLLEKECLTEEEKEQVRKLIWKLKAHVKADEEILHNNKLTVEEAREIFREAAGLMRAILDLKSVLGEKDYCTIKHTANRRRIEDAQSWLGFLKQIL from the coding sequence ATGGTGACGATGCTACTGGCAGCTTTAAACGAGGAATCTCAGAGGGCGATAAAGGGCACTAATCCGCGCGATGTCCTGAAAGACGTCAAGAAGATGAAAAAGGAGTATGGCAGAAAAAGATACATCCCGAGCCCTCAGGAGATGTATCGCGGCGAGATCACGCCGGAGGGAGAGTTCAGCCAGCCGCCTCCGGGAAAGCGATTTATCACCCCGGACGAGAGAAGGCAGCTTGAGCTTAAGCTGCATCGCCTTCTTGTATGGGTAGGCGTAATGACGCCTGAAGAGTTTGAGATCGACCATAAGAAAATCCCCTTGCATGACATAGTATGGGACCTCCTTGAAAAAGAATGCCTGACCGAGGAGGAAAAAGAGCAGGTCAGAAAATTGATATGGAAGCTGAAAGCTCACGTTAAAGCCGACGAAGAGATACTGCATAATAACAAGCTGACGGTCGAAGAAGCCAGGGAGATATTCAGGGAGGCGGCAGGACTTATGCGCGCCATTCTTGACCTCAAGTCGGTTTTAGGCGAAAAGGACTACTGTACAATAAAGCACACAGCCAACAGGCGCAGGATAGAGGATGCGCAGAGCTGGCTGGGCTTCCTGAAGCAGATACTTTAA
- a CDS encoding PrsW family intramembrane metalloprotease: MQRYHSRIISIAIMLLLFTGALPASSLSQADGSDDSFLDQVFTNDSFSKRTLVVELISSDIYDFNGAKANRNISLTVTNPENSYMDVYLAYYRNDKWVVLGKLGSMGPGEMKIFNYPVEFSYAGRTTETDRFGVIGKVNGKYLSNVVSVEENWVQYEKSLKQTLSVFGVISAGTLFGILIIVMAGVYVVASQTKHEEVAGPGEYTLKTLFIPIAGMRPLSEKIANIIVNPFFWAVELVGGGILVFLILAYALTDIRADIGILVFIVGGMAALFMPIIFLVIGWLADYYEREPFRFIISMFMWGILATVIAFFINTAFSLFTGMMVSAGLSAFLLAVFVAPVVEEIAKGTGLLIIAGHHEFDDTFDGILYGFAVGMGFAAVENWLYFASNASPVAVGGLTEWTYNILYRSFLCALAHGCFTAAIGGTIGYLKARTKTRGYAYIGFFLGLPIAIILHATFNFTAYLDAIMQTAFGLPVPVFDPILTIGATLVYVLVGIKLQKRIKSRRNNENPPGPEG; this comes from the coding sequence ATGCAGAGGTATCATTCCCGGATCATTTCCATAGCTATCATGTTGCTGCTCTTTACGGGAGCACTGCCCGCCAGCAGCCTGTCCCAGGCTGACGGCTCCGATGACAGCTTCCTCGATCAGGTATTCACTAACGATTCTTTTTCAAAAAGGACGCTGGTCGTAGAATTGATCTCCAGCGACATCTATGATTTTAACGGTGCGAAGGCGAACAGGAATATTTCCCTGACGGTCACAAACCCGGAAAACTCCTATATGGATGTATATCTGGCGTATTATCGAAACGATAAATGGGTAGTGCTGGGAAAACTGGGCAGCATGGGCCCCGGTGAAATGAAGATTTTTAACTATCCAGTGGAATTCTCATATGCGGGCAGGACCACGGAGACGGACAGGTTCGGCGTCATCGGTAAGGTGAACGGAAAGTACCTGAGCAATGTCGTGTCCGTCGAGGAGAACTGGGTACAATATGAAAAAAGCTTAAAACAGACTCTGTCGGTGTTCGGTGTCATATCCGCGGGGACTCTTTTCGGGATATTGATCATAGTCATGGCCGGCGTATATGTTGTGGCAAGCCAGACAAAACATGAAGAGGTGGCGGGCCCCGGAGAATATACGCTCAAGACGCTTTTCATCCCGATCGCGGGGATGAGACCGCTGTCGGAGAAGATCGCGAATATCATAGTCAACCCGTTCTTCTGGGCGGTAGAGCTTGTCGGCGGCGGCATCCTTGTATTCCTGATACTGGCGTATGCCCTGACTGATATAAGGGCTGACATAGGGATACTTGTGTTCATCGTGGGCGGGATGGCAGCACTGTTCATGCCTATCATATTCCTTGTTATCGGATGGCTTGCCGATTACTATGAGCGCGAGCCTTTCAGGTTCATCATATCGATGTTCATGTGGGGCATCCTTGCAACTGTTATCGCATTCTTCATTAACACCGCGTTCTCGCTCTTCACGGGGATGATGGTGAGCGCAGGGCTGTCAGCCTTCCTGCTGGCGGTCTTCGTGGCGCCGGTCGTCGAGGAGATCGCGAAAGGCACGGGCCTGCTGATCATAGCCGGCCATCACGAGTTCGACGACACCTTCGACGGGATATTATACGGGTTCGCCGTCGGCATGGGATTCGCCGCTGTAGAGAACTGGCTATATTTTGCCTCGAACGCCAGCCCTGTGGCGGTCGGGGGCCTGACGGAGTGGACATACAATATCCTGTATCGCTCTTTCCTCTGCGCGCTCGCCCATGGTTGTTTCACGGCGGCCATAGGCGGTACCATAGGGTACCTGAAGGCGCGGACCAAAACAAGGGGCTACGCTTATATCGGGTTCTTTTTAGGTCTTCCGATCGCTATCATCCTCCATGCCACGTTTAACTTTACAGCATACCTGGACGCCATAATGCAGACAGCATTCGGATTGCCGGTACCGGTGTTCGATCCGATACTGACGATCGGCGCTACCCTGGTCTATGTCCTGGTAGGCATAAAGCTTCAAAAGAGAATAAAGTCGAGACGGAATAATGAAAACCCTCCCGGCCCTGAGGGTTAG
- a CDS encoding peptidylprolyl isomerase — protein MKKAIIETEKGNIELVLFDKAAPNTVANFEKLANSGFYNGLKFHRVIPNFVIQGGCPKGNGTGGPGYTIKCEINMHKHGTGALSMAHAGKDTGGSQFFITHSPQPHLDGAHTVFGKVEKGMDVVNKIKQGDVMKNVKVFEVTE, from the coding sequence ATGAAGAAGGCGATAATAGAGACTGAAAAAGGCAACATAGAACTCGTTCTCTTTGATAAGGCCGCTCCTAACACCGTGGCCAACTTTGAAAAGCTGGCGAACTCGGGGTTCTACAACGGGCTTAAGTTCCACAGGGTGATCCCCAACTTCGTCATACAGGGCGGATGCCCCAAAGGCAACGGTACCGGAGGCCCGGGATACACGATCAAGTGCGAGATTAACATGCATAAGCACGGCACAGGAGCCCTTTCCATGGCCCATGCCGGAAAGGACACGGGCGGAAGCCAGTTCTTCATCACACATTCCCCTCAGCCTCACCTTGACGGAGCGCACACCGTTTTCGGCAAGGTCGAGAAAGGCATGGATGTCGTCAACAAGATAAAGCAGGGCGACGTCATGAAAAATGTAAAGGTCTTCGAAGTTACTGAATAA
- a CDS encoding alpha/beta fold hydrolase has translation MFCEIEGIPVHYEIYGDGKPVLMIHGYGVDRHLMKGCMEPIFKNRPGWKRIYFDLPGMGETKSDPRVKNSDIMLDIVLKFIDRIIPGQNFLVAGESYGGYLSRGLVYKSMDRIGGLLLICPLIEPLRIHRDLPQRTVLVRDTELIADMDPLEAKEFCAMAVVQSPGIFEKFKRDVMPGIISADEDFLAFFQKQGYGFSFDVDRISRPFEKPALILMGRQDSAVGYRNGWKIIENYPRGTFAVLDRAGHNLQIEQQRLFEELVNEWLDRVDEQG, from the coding sequence ATGTTTTGTGAGATAGAAGGGATACCCGTCCATTACGAGATATATGGGGATGGAAAGCCCGTTCTGATGATACATGGATATGGTGTGGACCGCCATCTCATGAAAGGGTGCATGGAACCCATATTTAAGAACAGGCCGGGATGGAAGCGCATCTATTTTGACCTTCCGGGCATGGGCGAGACAAAGAGTGACCCTCGCGTGAAGAATTCAGATATAATGCTGGACATTGTCTTGAAGTTCATCGACAGGATCATTCCAGGGCAAAACTTTCTGGTAGCCGGAGAGTCATACGGCGGCTACCTGTCAAGAGGCCTTGTATATAAGTCAATGGACAGGATAGGCGGCCTGTTATTGATATGTCCCCTGATAGAGCCTCTTCGTATTCACCGGGACCTTCCGCAGCGGACCGTGCTGGTGAGAGATACGGAACTTATAGCGGATATGGACCCCCTGGAAGCCAAAGAGTTCTGCGCTATGGCCGTAGTACAGTCGCCCGGGATATTTGAAAAGTTCAAGCGGGACGTCATGCCCGGGATCATATCCGCCGACGAAGACTTCCTGGCCTTTTTCCAGAAGCAAGGATACGGATTTTCATTCGATGTCGACAGGATATCCCGGCCGTTCGAGAAGCCGGCCCTCATACTCATGGGAAGGCAGGACTCGGCCGTCGGATATCGCAACGGGTGGAAGATCATCGAGAACTATCCCCGGGGCACTTTCGCAGTGCTGGACAGGGCGGGACATAATCTTCAGATAGAGCAGCAGAGACTATTCGAGGAACTGGTGAACGAATGGCTGGACAGGGTAGACGAGCAAGGGTGA
- a CDS encoding DNA alkylation repair protein — protein MTGSGKGKNNDNNELQAILEEIRAFCRENADGEQAAKYARYFKEGYDAYGISQSVRDEYKTNFLD, from the coding sequence ATGACGGGGAGCGGGAAAGGAAAGAATAACGATAATAATGAACTGCAGGCCATTTTAGAGGAAATAAGGGCGTTTTGCAGAGAGAACGCCGATGGAGAGCAGGCAGCAAAGTACGCCAGATATTTCAAAGAAGGCTATGACGCTTACGGGATTAGTCAGAGTGTCCGGGATGAATATAAGACAAATTTTTTAGACTAA
- a CDS encoding DNA alkylation repair protein produces the protein MPYTDMSSWRYDASKWKRRAVPVAMIKLLKTVEDPVQLLDFIRPMMMDKERVVHQGLGWFLRETWKKYPVQVESFLLVWKDSSPRLIFQYATEKMTPENKARLKKAGKKN, from the coding sequence ATGCCCTACACCGACATGTCGTCATGGAGATATGACGCTTCAAAATGGAAGAGAAGGGCGGTCCCGGTGGCCATGATAAAATTGTTGAAGACAGTAGAAGACCCGGTGCAGCTCCTCGATTTCATCAGGCCTATGATGATGGATAAAGAGAGAGTTGTGCATCAAGGCCTTGGATGGTTCCTGAGAGAGACATGGAAAAAATATCCTGTACAGGTAGAATCGTTCCTGCTCGTGTGGAAAGATTCCTCGCCGAGACTTATTTTCCAGTATGCCACAGAAAAAATGACGCCTGAAAATAAGGCTAGGCTTAAGAAAGCCGGTAAAAAGAATTAG
- a CDS encoding NAD(P)-dependent glycerol-1-phosphate dehydrogenase, translated as MNINVSKHSEKWMQLPRNVIAGPGAIDSVGGICQSMRLKGRSLIVTGKNTKKIAGDIAAESLRASGYDVDFVIVENATIDNVDNAKAVAKEVNADFLVGVGGGKSIDIAKLASTQLDTHFLSLPTAASHDGIASSRASIIKNGETVSIQAEAPLCVIADTSIIMKSPYRLLAAGCGDIISNYTAVKDWRLASKLRNVYISEYAIALSEMTAQMVLESASLIKPGLEESVRLVVKALVSSSVAMSIAGSSAPASGSEHKFSHVLDRIAPKPALHGEQCGVGTIMMMYLHDGDWQSIRDALKKIGAPTTAKDLGIDDEYIIRALTEAHNVRPERYTILGDTGITYEAAVNVALATKVIS; from the coding sequence ATGAACATAAATGTATCTAAACACAGCGAAAAATGGATGCAATTGCCCAGGAATGTCATCGCAGGCCCGGGCGCCATTGACAGCGTGGGCGGTATCTGCCAGAGTATGCGCCTCAAGGGGAGATCGTTGATAGTTACCGGTAAGAACACAAAAAAGATAGCCGGGGATATTGCCGCGGAGAGCCTCAGGGCCAGCGGCTATGATGTGGATTTCGTCATCGTAGAGAACGCTACTATCGATAACGTCGATAATGCTAAAGCCGTCGCGAAGGAAGTCAACGCTGACTTCCTTGTGGGAGTGGGCGGCGGAAAATCGATAGACATCGCCAAGCTCGCCTCGACTCAGCTGGACACTCATTTCCTGAGCCTTCCGACCGCGGCGTCCCACGATGGAATAGCCTCATCCCGCGCGTCCATCATCAAGAACGGGGAGACCGTTTCGATACAGGCCGAGGCTCCTTTATGTGTCATCGCGGACACCAGCATTATAATGAAATCCCCTTACAGGCTGCTGGCCGCAGGGTGCGGGGACATTATCTCAAACTATACAGCGGTAAAGGACTGGAGGCTCGCATCAAAGCTCAGGAACGTATACATATCCGAATATGCTATCGCCCTGTCCGAGATGACAGCACAGATGGTGCTGGAATCCGCGAGCCTGATAAAGCCGGGGCTTGAGGAGTCGGTAAGGCTTGTGGTAAAAGCCCTGGTCTCGTCAAGCGTCGCAATGAGCATAGCAGGCTCCTCGGCGCCGGCGAGCGGAAGCGAGCATAAGTTCTCGCACGTGCTCGACAGGATCGCCCCAAAGCCAGCGCTCCACGGAGAGCAGTGCGGCGTTGGAACCATCATGATGATGTACCTGCATGACGGCGACTGGCAGAGCATACGCGACGCGCTCAAAAAGATAGGCGCACCCACAACCGCAAAAGATCTCGGGATCGATGACGAGTATATCATCCGGGCTCTTACGGAGGCACACAATGTGAGGCCGGAGAGGTACACGATTCTTGGCGACACGGGCATAACCTACGAGGCAGCGGTCAACGTCGCGCTGGCCACAAAGGTTATCAGCTAA